GGCGGAGGGGTATTCGAAACACGTCTCCGCCGGCAACACCATGTTCACCCTGCTCGGCTTCATGGGAATGTACTTCGTACTCGGGGTGCTCTTCCTTTTCCTGGTGGGGCGCGAACTCCAGCACGGTCCCGGCGAGGAGCCGGCCGGCGTGCCCCAGCCGCTCGGCGGGCCCGGACAAGCATCCGAGCTGATCGCTCCGTAGGAGGACGCGATGGAGACGCTGTGGTTCGTGATCGTAGCCCTGACGCTGACGGCGTACGTGCTGCTCGACGGTTTCGACATCGGCGCCGGCATCGTCCACCTGTTCGTCGCGCGCACTGACGAAGAGCGGCGGGTGGTGCTGCGGACGATCGGACCGGTGTGGGATGGCAACGAAGTCTGTCTGCTGGCCGCCGGTGGCACCCTCTTCTTCGCCTTCCCCGTGCTCTACGCCTCCGCCTTCAGCGGTTTCTACCTGCCGCTGATGATCGTGCTCTGGCTGCTGATGCTGCGGGCCCTCGGCATCGAGTTCCGTTCCCACATCCGGAGCGCGGTGTGGAGCGCGTTCTACGACGCCATTTTCGCCTGCGCCAGCATCCTGCTCGCGCTCTTCTACGGGGCGGCGCTCGGCAACGTGCTGCGCGGCGTGCCACTCGGCGCCGACGGATACTTCTTCCTCCCGCTGTGGACAAACTTCCGCCCCGGCGCCGTGCCCGGCATCCTGGATTGGTACACGGTCATCGCCGGGCTGGTGGCACTCGTGGCGCTGCTCGTGCACGGATCGCTCTACCTCGCCGTGAAGACCGCCGGCGACCTCAACCGGCGCGCCCGCACCGCGGTGCGCTACGCCTGGCCGGTGCTGGCCTTGCTCACCGTGCTCAGCCTGTTCGCGACGGTCGCCGTGCGGCCGCAACTGCTCGACAACTACCGCGCGCATCCGGTCGCGCTCTTGATCCCGCTCATCGTGCTGCTGGCACTGGCGGCGCTCGCCTACTACCACCAGGAAGGGGAAGAGCAGCGCGCGTTCGCGGCCTCGTCGGCATACCTGGCCGCCATGCTGGTGGGCGCCGTGTTCGCCGTCTATCCCCAGGTGCTGCCGGCGATCGATCCCCGGTACAGCCTCACGATCAGCAACGCCGCCGCCGCGCCCTACGGGCTGAAGATCGGCCTGGTCTGGTGGTCGATCGGGATCGTGATCGCCATCGGATACTTCGCCTTCCTCTTCCGCCTGTTCAAAGGAAGGGTGACCGAAGCCGACGTCGCCGAGCATTAAGGCTACTGCGCCCACGAGGCGCGCGGCCTGGGCTGCATCCCTCCGGGTATAATCGAAGGTTGCAGAGGAGACTTCGTGAGCCACAGTCATGCTGGCGCGCCGCCGCAACGTGGGCCGCAGCCCATCGCGGGCGTCGAGAACATCGTTGCCGTGGGCAGCGGTAAAGGCGGCGTCGGCAAAACGACCATCGCGGTGAACCTCGCCATCGCGCTGGCCAAGCTCGGCCACAAGGTCGGCCTGCTCGACGCCGACGTCTACGGGCCCAACGTCCCGCTGATGATGCACACCAACGCGCAGCCGCGCGTGGTGGGCGAGAACCGCATCGAGCCGCTGGAGAATTATGGCGTCAAGCTGATCTCCGTCGGCTTCCTGAATCCGGGCGACAAACCATTGATCTGGCGCGGTCCGATGCTGCACCAGATGATCCGCCAGTTCCTGCAGCAGGTGGATTGGGGGACGCTCGACTACCTGGTCGTGGACCTGCCACCGGGCACGGGCGACGTGGCTATCTCGCTGATGCAGACGGTGCCGCTCACCGGCGCGGTCGTCGTGTCGACACCGTCCGACGTCTCGCTGCAAGACGCCCGCAAAGCCATCGAGATGTTTCGCCAGGTGAAGGTGGATATCCTCGGCATGGTCGAGAACATGGGCTCGTTCACCTGCCCGCATTGCCACCACGAGATCGACATCTTTTCGACGGGTGGCGGCGAGCGGACGGCGAAAGAGTTCGGCATCCCGTTCCTCGGCACCATCGCGCTCGCTCCGGAGATCCGCAAAGGTGGCGACTCGGGCTCTCCCGTCTCGCTCGCCGGCCCGGAAGCCGAGCACGCGAAGTCTTTCTACGAGTTTGCCGAGCGCGTGAAGACGCGGCTCGAAGAGGTGAAGGCCGCCGCGCCCGAGGGCGTGGTCCAGATCCAGTGATGTTTTTGAGCGTCTGGCAGTCGGCCGCCGGGACTGCTACGGTTTGACCGCACCGGCCTAACTCCCTACAATCGAAATTGGTCAAGATGTCTGCGACTTTAATGTAAGTCGCTGCATCTAAAGGTATTTAAGGCGGACACTCAGTAAAATGGCAGCGAATCTACCCACGGTCGGCCCCCGCGAGCGCGAGATCCTTACCGCGATCGTGGAAACCTACATTGCGACGGGCGAGCCCATCGGCTCGGCCACGGTGGCGCGCGCCCATAAAGCAGGGTTGAGTTCGGCGACCATCCGCAACGTCATGGCCGACCTTGCCGACGCGGGCTTCCTCGAGCAGCCACACACTTCCGCGGGACGTATCCCTACACCGCAGGCGTATCGCTATTACGTGGAGCAGATCTCCGGCAAGGCACACCTTTCGCAGGCCGATCAAGGGCTGATCGAGAGCTCGCTCGGCGGAGTGAGCGATCCGCAGGAGTTCATGGAGCGGACGTCGCGCGTGCTCTCCCTGGTATCGAGCTGCGTGGGCGTGGCGGTGGCGGGCTCGGGGCCGAACAACGCGCTCGATCACATCCATTTCTCGCGCCTGGCGGAGAAGAAGGTCCTCGGCGTGGTGGTGACCAAGGGCGGCGTGGTGCGCGATCGCGTCTTCCGCGTGGAGCGTGACCTCTCGCAGAACGATCTCGACACCGCCGCGCGCTACCTCAACGAGGGTTTTCGCGGCTGGACACTGGATAACATCCGCAAAGAACTGGCGCGGCGGCTGGAGCAGGAGCGCAGCGAGTACGATGGCGTGATGCAGAGCGTGAAAGAGCTCTACCAGGGCGGCGCGCTGGGCGGAGAATCGTCGCGCGCGGTGTTCGTGGAAGGCGTGTCGAACCTGCTGGTGAACGAGGCCGACCGCGACCGCTTGCGCCAACTGCTGCGGACGCTCGAAGAAAAGCAGCGCGTGGTCGATCTGCTCTCCGCCTACGTGGATGAAAAACAGGAAGCGGTGCGCGTGGTCATCGGCCTGGAAGAAGCCATGCCCGACATGCGCAACTTCGTGCTCATCGGCGCGCCCGCGCGCGTGGGCCAGGAAGTGATGGGGTCGCTCGCCGTCATCGGCCCCACCCGCATGGACTACGAGCACACCATCACGGCGGTCTCATACATCGCGCAACTTTTCGACAAGATACTGAACGAACCGGAACCGTAAAGCGCAGGTAAGCCATGAAACCGAACGACAAGAACGTGGGCCTGGAGCACGAGCTGCCGGCAGCGGAAGACGATGGCTTCGTCGAAAGCCAGCCAGGCACACCCGAGGCCGCGAGCAGCGCCAGGGCCACCGCTCCCGACGAACTCACGCGGCTGCGTGCCGAGCGTGACGCGCTGCTAGACCGGCTGGCGCGGCAGCAAGCGGACTTTGAGAATGTGCGCAAACGCGCCGTCAAGGAGCAGCAGGATTTTCGTGACTACGCCGTCGCCGACGCGGTGAAGTCGCTGCTGCCCATCCTCGACAGTTTCGAGCGCGCGCTGGCGCATCGCGAGAACACGCGCGAGTTCCGATCGGGCGTGGAGCTGATCTACAAACAGTTGCAAGACTCGCTGGCCAAGCTGGGCGTGAAGCCGCTTGAGGCCACGGGTCACACCTTCGATCCGCATGTGCACGAGGCGGTCGAGATGGTCGAGACCGATCGCGCCAAAGACAACCAGGTGCTCGACGAACTGCAGCGCGGCTACAAGTTGAAAGACCGCCTGCTGCGTCCCGCGATGGTGCGCGTGGCACGCAATCCCAAGAAGTGATCCCGAGGACCTTCCCTGACGACACGGACAAAACGCGACTACTACGAAGTGCTGGGCATAAGCCGCACGGCCACGGACGTGGAGATCAAGAGCGCCTATCGCAAGCTGGCGCTGCAATACCATCCCGACCGCAATCCCGATAAACCCGAGGCGGAAGAGAAGTTCAAGGAAGCGAGCGAAGCTTACAGCGTGCTCGCGGACGTGGACAAGCGCTCGGCCTACGACCGCTTCGGCCACGCCGCGGTCTCGGGCGCGGGCGGCCCGGCCGGGTTCGATCCCACCATCTTCCAGGACTTCGGCGACATCTTCGGGGAGATATTCGGGTTTGCCGACATGTTCGGCGGCGGCGGCGGCGGACGCCGCAGCCGCGCGCAACGTGGCGGCGACCTGCGCGAGGATCTTGACCTCGAGTTCGATGAAGCCGTTGCTGGCGTGAAGAAGATGGTGGAGACCCGCCGCCGCGAGGCTTGCGAGACGTGTACCGGTTCGGGCGTGGAGCCGGGGAAGTCCGCCACCGCGTGCCGTGCCTGCGATGGACGCGGGCAAGTCCGCTATCAGCAGGGTTTTTTCTCCGTCTCACGCACCTGTCCGGAATGCCGCGGCGCCGGACAGATCGTGAAAGATCCCTGCCGGGTCTGCAAAGGCGAGGGCCGCACGGTGCAGACGCGCGAGTTCGAAGTGAAGATCCCGGCCGGCGTGGAGGATGGCACGCGCATCCGCTACTCCGAGCAGGGCGAGAGTGGGACGAACGGCGGCCCGCCCGGCGACCTCTACATCATCCTGCATGTGAAAGAGCATCCATTCTTCGAGCGTGATGGCAAGGATCTGTACTGCGTCGTCCCCATCTCTTATGCGCAAGCGACGCTGGGTACGGAGCTCACGGTGCCGACGCTCGACGGCGAACACAAGCTGAAGGTGCCCGAGGGCACGCAGAGCGGAACGCGCTTCCGCATGCGCGGCAAGGGCGTGCCGGCGGTGAATGGACACGGCAAGGGCGACATCTTCGTGGAAGTCCGGGTGCAGACGCCGGGGAAACTCACCAAGCGGCAGCGCGAGCTGCTGGAAGAGCTCGACGCGCTCACCCAGATCGACAATAAACCGCAGCGGCGTTCGCTGTTCAGCCGCGTGAAAGACATCTTTGCATAGCTTCGACCTGGGACGCTTCTACGTCTGGTTCCTGTTCGTGGTGAGCATCATCACCGCGCTGGCACGCCTGGGACTGCCCGGCCAGTTCGCGGAGGTGATGGCGGCGAAGCTCAGCGATGAGCGCAAGCGGCGCCGGCAACGCATCTGGGGCTGGGCGATCCTGGCGGGATCGCCGCTCATCCTGCTCTACGGACTCTTCGGACACGTCGCACCGTGGATGTGGGTCGCCGCCGGCATCGGCATCCTGAACGGCCTCGAACAGCTCCTCAATACCGCGTACGCCGACCGCGCCAGCCTCACTTACCTCAGCCGCATCTTCGGATCACTTCATGCGCTGGCCGCGATCGCCATCTGGATGCTGGTGCTGCGCCATCCTGCGGTGCAATGACCGATGACGCGCCGCCGCTGGATCGCCGACGAAGTCCAAGCCGAAGACAACAAGGCTGCACTCACCGGTGAGAACGCCGCGCACCTCGCTCGCGTTCTGCGCGCGCAGGTCGGACAGGAGTTCGATGTCTCGACCGGTGAGACGGTGCGGCGCGGGAAGATCGTCGCCGTCTCGGAACAGCGCGTCGAGTTCGAGTTGGGCGAGGAGGTCGCGGCTGCCCCGGAGATGCAGATCGAGTTGCTGCTCGCCGTCTTCAAGTTCGATCGCATGGAGTGGGCCATCGAGAAAGCCACCGAACTGGGTGTGGCGAGGATCTTACCGGTGATCGCGCAGCGGACGGAGAAGCACCTGGCGCAGTCGTCAGCGAAGCGATCAGACCGTTGGCGCAGGATCGCTCACGAGGCGGCGCAGCAATCGCGCCGCGTCTCGCCGCCGGAGATCGCCGAGCCGCTGGAACTAAAGGATGCGCTTGCGCAGTCGTCCGCAGCCGGGATCGTGCTGGCGGAGGGCGAGGAAGGAAAGTCGCTGAAACAGGCGCTGGCCGCCGCGCCGCGACCGGTGCGGCTCGCCGTTGGACCCGAAGGTGGCTGGCTGGCGGAAGAACTCGCGCTCTTCCAGAAACACGGTTGGCAGGCGGCGTCGCTGGGTGCGACCATCCTGCGAGCGGAAACGGCAGCCA
This is a stretch of genomic DNA from Acidobacteriota bacterium. It encodes these proteins:
- the grpE gene encoding nucleotide exchange factor GrpE, coding for MKPNDKNVGLEHELPAAEDDGFVESQPGTPEAASSARATAPDELTRLRAERDALLDRLARQQADFENVRKRAVKEQQDFRDYAVADAVKSLLPILDSFERALAHRENTREFRSGVELIYKQLQDSLAKLGVKPLEATGHTFDPHVHEAVEMVETDRAKDNQVLDELQRGYKLKDRLLRPAMVRVARNPKK
- a CDS encoding Mrp/NBP35 family ATP-binding protein, which codes for MSHSHAGAPPQRGPQPIAGVENIVAVGSGKGGVGKTTIAVNLAIALAKLGHKVGLLDADVYGPNVPLMMHTNAQPRVVGENRIEPLENYGVKLISVGFLNPGDKPLIWRGPMLHQMIRQFLQQVDWGTLDYLVVDLPPGTGDVAISLMQTVPLTGAVVVSTPSDVSLQDARKAIEMFRQVKVDILGMVENMGSFTCPHCHHEIDIFSTGGGERTAKEFGIPFLGTIALAPEIRKGGDSGSPVSLAGPEAEHAKSFYEFAERVKTRLEEVKAAAPEGVVQIQ
- a CDS encoding 16S rRNA (uracil(1498)-N(3))-methyltransferase; its protein translation is MTRRRWIADEVQAEDNKAALTGENAAHLARVLRAQVGQEFDVSTGETVRRGKIVAVSEQRVEFELGEEVAAAPEMQIELLLAVFKFDRMEWAIEKATELGVARILPVIAQRTEKHLAQSSAKRSDRWRRIAHEAAQQSRRVSPPEIAEPLELKDALAQSSAAGIVLAEGEEGKSLKQALAAAPRPVRLAVGPEGGWLAEELALFQKHGWQAASLGATILRAETAAIAALAITAAELA
- the cydB gene encoding cytochrome d ubiquinol oxidase subunit II: METLWFVIVALTLTAYVLLDGFDIGAGIVHLFVARTDEERRVVLRTIGPVWDGNEVCLLAAGGTLFFAFPVLYASAFSGFYLPLMIVLWLLMLRALGIEFRSHIRSAVWSAFYDAIFACASILLALFYGAALGNVLRGVPLGADGYFFLPLWTNFRPGAVPGILDWYTVIAGLVALVALLVHGSLYLAVKTAGDLNRRARTAVRYAWPVLALLTVLSLFATVAVRPQLLDNYRAHPVALLIPLIVLLALAALAYYHQEGEEQRAFAASSAYLAAMLVGAVFAVYPQVLPAIDPRYSLTISNAAAAPYGLKIGLVWWSIGIVIAIGYFAFLFRLFKGRVTEADVAEH
- the hrcA gene encoding heat-inducible transcriptional repressor HrcA, producing MAANLPTVGPREREILTAIVETYIATGEPIGSATVARAHKAGLSSATIRNVMADLADAGFLEQPHTSAGRIPTPQAYRYYVEQISGKAHLSQADQGLIESSLGGVSDPQEFMERTSRVLSLVSSCVGVAVAGSGPNNALDHIHFSRLAEKKVLGVVVTKGGVVRDRVFRVERDLSQNDLDTAARYLNEGFRGWTLDNIRKELARRLEQERSEYDGVMQSVKELYQGGALGGESSRAVFVEGVSNLLVNEADRDRLRQLLRTLEEKQRVVDLLSAYVDEKQEAVRVVIGLEEAMPDMRNFVLIGAPARVGQEVMGSLAVIGPTRMDYEHTITAVSYIAQLFDKILNEPEP
- the dnaJ gene encoding molecular chaperone DnaJ, giving the protein MTTRTKRDYYEVLGISRTATDVEIKSAYRKLALQYHPDRNPDKPEAEEKFKEASEAYSVLADVDKRSAYDRFGHAAVSGAGGPAGFDPTIFQDFGDIFGEIFGFADMFGGGGGGRRSRAQRGGDLREDLDLEFDEAVAGVKKMVETRRREACETCTGSGVEPGKSATACRACDGRGQVRYQQGFFSVSRTCPECRGAGQIVKDPCRVCKGEGRTVQTREFEVKIPAGVEDGTRIRYSEQGESGTNGGPPGDLYIILHVKEHPFFERDGKDLYCVVPISYAQATLGTELTVPTLDGEHKLKVPEGTQSGTRFRMRGKGVPAVNGHGKGDIFVEVRVQTPGKLTKRQRELLEELDALTQIDNKPQRRSLFSRVKDIFA